From the genome of Gryllotalpicola protaetiae:
GTCGTCGACCTGGCGGAAGTACTCGTCGGTGTAGGTCACGTGCTGGACGAGCGACGACTGGACGCCCCACACGAGCGCCATGCGGCGCTGGATGGCGGGATCGGTCGAGAAGGCGTGCATCGGGATGCGGTGGCGCAATCGCGACATGCGGCGCGCGGTGTCGCCGGACTCGGTGAAGATGCACACGAACTTGGCATCGACGAACTCGGCCACTTCGGCGGCAGCGAGCGTGATCGCACCGCCCTGGGTGCGCGGCTTCGTGCCGAGCGGGGGCACGCGCTCAAGGCCGTGCTCCTCCGTCGACTCGATGATGCGGGCCATGGTCTGCACGGTGATGGTCGGGAACTCGCCGACGCTCGTCTCGCCGGAGAGCATGACGGCGTCTGCGCCGTCGAGGATCGCATTGGCGCAGTCGGATGCCTCGGCGCGCGTCGGCCGCGGGCTCGAGATCATCGACTCAAGCACCTGGGTGGCGACGATGACGGGCTTCGCCATGCGGCGCGCCAGCTCGATGGCGCGCTTCTGCACGATCGGGACCTGCTCGAGCGGCAGCTCGACGCCGAGGTCGCCGCGGGCGACCATGATCGCGTCGAAGGCGTCGATGATCTCCTCGAGGGCATCCACCGCCTGCGGCTTCTCGATTTTGGCGATCACGGGGACCTTGCGGCCCTCTTCGGCCATGATCTCGTGAACGCGGTCGATGTCCTTCGCGTTGCGCACGAAGGACAGCGCGATGTAGTCGGCGCCGAGGCGCAGGCCCCAGCGCAGATCGGCCTCGTCCTTCTCGCTGAGCGCGGGCACGTTGACCGCGACGCCGGGCAGGTTGATGCCCTTGTTGTTCGACACGGCGCCGGGGACGGTGACCTCGGTGACGACGCGCGGGCCGTCGACAGAGACGACCCGCAGGCCGACCTTGCCATCGTCGATGAGCAGCGGGTCGCCCGGCTTCACGTCCTGCGGGAGACCCTTGAACGTCGTTCCGGAGATCTCCTGGTTGCCGACGATGTCCTCGGTGGTGATCGTGAAGGTGTCGCCCTCGCGCAGGTCGTACGGGCCCGCCTCGAACTTGCCGAGGCGGATCTTCGGACCCTGCAGGTCGACCATCACCGCGACCGGCTTGCCCAGGTCGTCCGCCGCCTTGCGCACGTTGGCGTAGACGCCCTCATGCACGTCGTAGCTGCCGTGGCTCAGGTTCATGCGGGCCACGTCGACGCCGGCCTCGATGATGGCGCGGATCGCCTCGTAGCTCGAAGTTGCGGGGCCGAGTGTTGCGACGATCTTGGCGCGTCTCATGATCTACCGTGTTCAGCTTTCTGGACTCGTGTCGGATTGCGTGCGGAGGGCGGGGCGATCGCCTTCAGCGCATTTACAGGCTAATGCCTCGCTCCGTCGCCTTGATAGGCGAAGGGAGCTCGGTGTCGCCCTCGAGGTACCGGTCGACGGCCGCCGCCGCCGCGCGGCCCTCGGCGATCGCCCAGACGATGAGCGACTGGCCGCGGCCGGCGTCGCCTGCGACGAACACGCCAGGCTCCGCGGTCGCGTAGTCGGCGTCGCGCACGGTGTTGCCACGACCGTCGAAGCGCAGGCCGAGCTGGTCGGCGAGGAACTGCTGCTCGGGGCCGGTGAAGCCGAGGGCGAGCAGCACGAGGTCCGCGGGGATCTCGCGCTCGGTGCCCGACTTCGGCACGCGGCGGCCGTCGACGAACTCGGTCTCGGCGACGCGGATCGCGCGCACCTCGCCGGCGTCGTTGCGCAGGAACTCGACGGTCGAGGCGAGGAACTCCCGCTTGCCGCCCTCTTCGTGCGCGCTCGAGACCTCGAACAGGCGCGGGTCCATCGGCCACGGCTCGTGCTCTGCGCGCTCGAGCGGCGGGCGGGTGCCGATGGCGAGATTGGTGACGGATGCCGCACCCTGCCGGTGCGCCGTGCCGATGCAGTCCGCGCCGGTGTCGCCGCCGCCGATCACGATGACGTGCTTGCCCTCGGCGGTGATCTGGTTCGCGACGGTGTCGCCCGCGCCCGCGCGGTTCTGCTGGGTGAGGTACTCCATGGCGAAGTGCACGCCGGGCAGGTCGCGGCCGGGGATCGGCAGGTCGCGCGGCACCATCGCGCCGGTGGCGACGACGATCGCGTCGTAGCGGGTGCGCAGCTCGTCCCACGTGATGTCGGTGCCGATGTCGATGCCGGCGCGGAAGCGTGTGCCCTCCGCCGTCATCTGGGCGAGGCGCTGGTCGAGGCGCTTCTTCTCGAACTTGAAGTCGGGGATGCCGTAGCGCAGCAGGCCGCCGATGCGGTCGTCGCGCTCGTACACGGCCACGGTGTGGCCGGCACGGGTGAGCTGCTGCGCGGCGGCGAGGCCCGCGGGGCCGGAGCCGACGACCGCGACGGTCTTGCCGGTCAGGCGCTGCGGCGGGTTCGGCTCGACCCACCCTTTGCTCCACGCCTCGTCGATGATCGAGATCTCGACCTGCTTGATGGTCACGGCGGGCTGGTTGATGCCGAGCACGCATGACGACTCGCAGGGCGCAGGGCACAGGGTCCCCGTGAACTCGGGGAAGTTGTTGGTCGCGTGCAGCCGCTCGATGGCCTGGTGGCCCTCGCCGCGCCAGGTGAGGTCGTTCCACTCGGGGATCAGGTTCCCGAGCGGGCAGCCGCGATGGCAGAAGGGCACACCGCAGTCCATGCAGCGGCCGGCCTGGCGGCGCAGCTGGGTCGGGTCGCCCTGTTCGTAGACCTCTTTCCAGTCCATGAGGCGCACCGACACGGGCCGCCGCTTGGGCAGCTCGCGCTCGGTGGTCTTCAGGAATCCCTTGGGGTCAGCCATTGGTCGTCGCCTCCAGAATGCGGGTCCAGACGACGTCGCCGTCGGGGTCGAGACCCTCGCTGACCGCCTGCTGCCGTGTCTCGAGGACGGCGGCGTAGTCGCGGGGCAGCACCTTCACGAATTTGGCGGCGGATGCTTCGAAATCCGCCAGGTGCGCGGCGGCGAGCGGTGAGCCCGTCTCGCTCGCGTGCTTCTCGAGCAGGTCGCGCAGGATCTCGGCGTCGACGCTCTCGAGCGGGAGCAGCCGCAGCTCGCCCGAGGCGAGCGACTGCGCGTTCACCCGGCCCTCGTGCAGCCCATACACGTAGGCGGTGCCGCCCGACATGCCCGCGCCGAGGTTGCGGCCCGTCTCGCCGAGGATCACGGCGAGGCCGCCGGTCATGTACTCGAGCGCATGGTCGCCCACGCCCTCGACGACGGCGGTCGCGCCCGAGTTGCGCACCAGGAACCGCTCGCCCACGATGCCGCGGATGAACATGGTGCCCTGGGTGGCGCCGTAGCCGATGACGTTGCCGGCGATGACGTTCTCTTCGGCGGCGAAACCGGCGGTGGTGCCGGGGCGCACCACGATCTGGCCGCCGGAGAGGCCCTTGCCGACGTAGTCGTTCGAGTCGCCGATGAGGCGCAGCGTGATGCCGGCCGGCAGGAACGCGCCGAACGACTGGCCGGCGGAGCCGGTCAGCGTGACGTCGATCGTTCCTGAGGGCAGGCCGTTCTCGCCGTGGCGCAGCGTGACCTCGTGGCCGAGCATCGTGCCGACAGCCCGCTCCGTGTTCCGGATCGGCAGGTCGAGCTTCACCGGGGTGGCGTTCGCCAAGGCATCCGCCGCGGCCTCGATCAGGTGCACGTCGAAGTGCTTCTCGAGCTCGTGGTTCTGCTGGCGCGCGTTCTTGCGCGGCTCGTCGTCCGAGAACTTCGGGCCGTGCAGGATCGGCGTGAGGTCGAGACCCTCCGCCTTCCAGTGCTCGACGGCACGGTCGACGTCGAGCACCTCGGCGTGGCCGATGGCCTCGTCGATCGAGCGGAAGCCGAGCTCGGCGAGGTACTCACGCACCTCCTGTGCGATGAACTCGAAGAAGTTCACGACGAACTCGGGCTTGCCCGAGAAGCGCTGACGCAGAACGGGGTTCTGCGTCGCGACGCCGACCGGGCAGGTGTCGAGGTGGCACACGCGCATCATGACGCAGCCCTCGACGACGAGCGGGGCCGTCGCGAAGCCGAACTCCTCGGCACCGAGCAGAGCGCCGATGATGACGTCGCGGCCGGTCTTGAGCTGCCCGTCGACCTGCACGACGACGCGGTCGCGCATGCCGTTCAGCATGAGCGTCTGCTGGGTCTCGGCGAGGCCGAGCTCCCACGGGGTGCCGGCGTGCTTCAGCGAGTTGAGGGGCGATGCACCCGTGCCGCCGTCGTGGCCGGAGACGAGGATCACGTCGGACAGCGCCTTCGCGACCCCGGCCGCGACCGCGCCGATGCCGTTCTCGGACACCAGCTTGGTGTGGATGCGGGCGTTCGGGTTCGAGCGCTTCAGGTCGAAGATCAGCTGCTTCAGGTCTTCGATCGAGTAGATGTCGTGGTGCGGCGGCGGCGAGATGAGCCCGACGCCCGCGGTCGCGTGCCGGGTGCGCGCGACCCACGGGTACACCTTCTGCGCCATCAGCTGACCGCCCTCGCCCGGCTTCGCGCCCTGGGCGAGCTTGATCTGCAGGTCCGTGGCGTGCGTCAGGTACATGCTCGTGACGCCGAAACGGCCGGAGGCCACCTGCTTGATCGCGCTGCGGCGCTCGGGGTCGAGCAGGCGGTCGTTGTCTTCGCCGCCCTCGCCCGTGTTCGACTTCGCGCCGAGGCGGTTCATCGCGATCGCGAGCGTCTCGTGCGCCTCCCGCGAGATCGAGCCGTAGCTCATCGCGCCGGTGGAGAACCGCTTCACGATCGACTCGACCGACTCGACCTCGTCGAGCGGCACGGCGGGGCGAAGCCCCTGCTTGAACTTGAACATGCCGCGCAGCGTCATGAGCTGCTCCGCCTGGTCGTCGACGAGCTTCGTGTAGTCGCGGAACACGTCGTAGCGGCGCGTGCGCGTCGAGTGCTGCAGACGGAACACCGTCTCGGGGTTGAACAGGTGCGGGCTGCCGTCGCGGCGCCACTGGTACTCGCCGCCCGTGTTGAGCCGCTCGTGCACGCGCACGGCGCCCTCTTCCGGGTACGCCTGCTGGTGGCGCGACAGGTTCTCGGCGGCGATGACGTCGATGCCGACGCCGCCGAGCTTGCTGACGGTGCCCGTGAAGTAGGTGTCGACGAGCTCCTGCGAGAGACCGACGGCCTCGAACGCCTGTGCGCCGGCATACGAGCCGACCGTCGAGATGCCCATCTTCGACATGATCTTGAGCACGCCCTTGCCGAGCGCCTTGATCAGGTTCTTGACGGCCTTTTCGGTGGTGAGGCCCGTGATCATGCCCGCGTTGACGAGCTCTTCGACGGTCTCCATGGCGAGATACGGATTCACCGCGGAGGCGCCGTACCCGACGAGCAGCGCCACGTGGTGCACCTCGCGCACGTCGCCGGCCTCGACGACCATGCCGACGCGCATGCGGTTCTCGGTGCGGATCAGGTGGTGGTGGACGGCGGAGACCATGAGCAGCGACGGGATCGGAGCCAGGTCCTTGTTCGAGTCGCGGTCGGAGAGCACGATGAACGCCGCGCCGTCTTCGATCGCCTGGTCGACCTCGTCGCACATCTCGGCGAGTCGGTCTTCGAGCGCCTTCTCGCCGGCATCCGGTCGATACAGGCCCTTGATCACCCGCGTGAGCCGCGCGCCGGGCCGCGGGTCGATGTGCTGGATCTTCGCGAGCTCATCGTTGTCGATCACCGGGAAGTCGAGCACGACCTGGCGGGCGTGCTGCGGCGTCGCGCTGAGAAGGTTGAGCTCCGGGCCGAGGCCGAGGCGCATCGAGGTGACGACCTCTTCGCGGATCGAGTCGAGCGGCGGGTTCGTCACCTGCGCGAACTGCTGCGTGAAGTAGTCGAACAGCAGCCGCGGCCGCTTCGACAGCACTGCGATCGGGGTGTCGGAGCCCATGGCGCCGAGCGGCTCCGCCCCGTTCTTCGCCATCGGGGTCAGCAGGATGCGGACCTCTTCCTCGGTGTAGCCGAAGGTGCGCTGGCGGCGGCGGACGGAGGCCGGAGTGTGCACGATGTGCTCGCGCTCGGGCAGGTCGGCGAGGTTGATCGAGTTCTGGAGCCACTCGGCATACGGCTGCTCGGCGGCGAGCTGCGCCTTGATCTCGTCGTCCTCGATGATGCGGCCGGCCTCGGTGTCGACGAGGAACATGCGACCGGGGCGCAGGCGGCCCTTGCGCACCACCTTGGCCGGGTCGATGTCGAGCACACCCGTCTCGCTGCCGAGCACGATCAGCCCGTCGTCGGTCACCAGATAGCGGGCAGGGCGCAGGCCGTTGCGGTCGAGCGTGCCGCCGACGAGAGAGCCGTCGGTGAAGACGAGAGCCGCCGGACCGTCCCACGGCTCCATGAGGGCGCCGTGGTACTCATAGAACGCCTTCCGCGCAGGGTCGATCTCGGTCGCGTTCTCCCACGCCTCGGGCACCATCATCATGACGGAGTGCGGCAGTGAGCGGCCCGCAAGGTTGAGCAGCTCGAGCACCTCGTCGAAGCTCGCCGAGTCGCTCGCCCCCTCGGTGACGATCGGGAATAGCGGGCGCAGGTCGCCGAGCAGCTCCGACTCGAGCTGCGACTGGCGCGCGCGCATCCAGTTGCGGTTGCCCTGCACCGTGTTGATCTCGCCGTTGTGCGCGAGCATGCGGAACGGCTGCGCGAGCGGCCACGACGGGAAGGTGTTCGTCGAGTACCGCGAGTGCACGAGCGCCAGCTTGGACGCGAAGCGTTCGTCGGACAGGTCGGGGTAGAACGGCTCGAGCTGCAGCGTCGTGACCATGCCCTTGTAGACGAGCGTGCGCGCCGACAGCGAGGCGAAGTAGGTGTTGAGCTCGCGCTCTGCGCGCTTGCGCAGGCGGAACGAGAGACGGTCGACCTGGATGCCGGTGCGCGGCGTTCCGTCGGCGGCGGCGTGCGTCGCCGCGACGTACAGCTGCTCGATCGCGGGCATGGCGCCGCGCGCGAGGGTGCCGATCTCATCAGGGCGGGTGGGCACCTCGCGCCACCCGAGCGCTGTGAGCTGCTCTTCGGCGGCGATCTTCTCGATCGCCGTCTTCACGGCCTCGCGCTCGGCCTCGTCGAGCGGAAGGAAGGCGTTGCCGACGGCGTACTGCCCGCCCTCGGGCAGAGGGAATCCGGCGACCGCGCGCAGGAACTCGTCGGGGATCTGCGTGATGATGCCGGCGCCGTCGCCGGTGCCCGCGTCAGAGCCGACCGCGCCGCGGTGCTCCAGGTGACGCAGGGCGTTCAGCGCGTTGTCGATGATGTCGTGGCCGGCTGTGCCGCGCAGCGTCGCCACCATGGCGAGACCGCACGCGTCCTTCTCGAAGCGCGGGTCGTACATGCCCTGCGCGGCAGGCACAGAACTGAAAGGCATAGGCGCCATTTTCAACCGTCCTCACATGAGTTGGGGAGAGTGACTATTGGGACGCCATCGGCCCTCAAGTAGTCGGGCTGAGTGGTGCGGGTGCCGTGCCGACTGTGCGTTACGAGCCGGAGCGGCTTGTGGCCTCGGCTTCCCCCTCGATGGGGTCTTTCGAGTCTACGTCATCGCTCTGGCCGCTCTCGTCGCCCTGGGCGTCGTCGCCGGGCGTCCACTCGAAGCCGCGGCGGTACACGCTCGGCTCCGCCCCGGGGTGCCGGTGGTGCTGCACGGCGATGATCACGATGCCCAGCACGACCGCGGCGAACGCCGCCCAGACGTTGCTCGCGATGCCGGCGAAGCCGAACTCGCTCGGGTCGATGCGGATCGACTCGAGCCAGCTGCGGCCGAGGCCGTACCAGATCAGGTACATGCCGAAGAAGATCCCCCAGCGCGGTTTGAACTTCCGCTCGATGGCGAGCAGCACGATGATGCCGATGACGTTCCAGATGATCTCGTACAGGAACAGCGGGTGGAACACGGTGCCGTCGGGCAGGCCGGCCGGGTACGCCTTGTTGGAGCTCGGGATCTCGAGGCCCCACGGCAGCTTCGTCGGCAGTCCGAACAGCTCGTTGTTGACGTAGTTGCCGAGGCGGCCGATCGACTGGGCGAGCAGCAGGCCGGGGACCAGCGCGTCGGCGAACGACCAGAAGCGCAGCTTGTGCTTGGGCAGCGCGCACGCAAGCCACAGGCCGACGGCGCCGCCGATCAGCGAGCCGAAGATCGCGTTGCCGCCGTCCCAGATCGCGAAGACGTTCCAGAAGTTGTCGCCCGCGGCGAAGTAGTCGTGCGGGTGCGTGACGACGTGGTACGCACGGGCGCCGATGATGCCGAGCGGCACCGTCCACAGCACGACGTCGAGCACGATGCCCGGCTCACCGCCGCGCTTCGTGAGGCGGGCGTGCGTCCACCAGGCCGCCGCGATGATGCCGGCCAGGATCAGCAGCGCATAGATGTGGATCGTGATCGGACCGATCGGGAACGACTGCCATGAGGCGGGCGGGCTCGGGATGCTCGAGACAAGCGCTTCCTGCAAGGTGATGGTGCCTTCCTTAGGGGTCGACCCGGCCGTGGTGCGGGGCCGGGAGAAGTCTAGGGCGCGACCCTATGTGATCTGTTACGCAGCGGCGTCAGCGGCGGGTGCCGGCTGCGAGGGACTCGGCGGCGGCGCGAACTCCCGCCACTCCCCCGTCGGCGAGCGACTTGACGAGCATCGAGCCGACGATCGCGCCGTCGGCGTACGACAGCACCTCGCCGACCTGCTCGCCCGTCGAGATGCCGATGCCGACGCAGACCGAGTCGGCGCCGGCATCGCGCAGGCGGCCGACGAGCACCCGTGCGGCGTCATCGACGGATGCCCGGGCGCTCGTCACCCCCATGGTCGAGACGGCGTACACGAAGCCCCGCGAGGCCGCCGTGGCCTGGCGCAAACGCTCGTCGGTCGAGGTCGGCGCGGCGAGGAACACGCGGTCGAGCCCGGTGCGCTCGCTCGTGGCGATCCAGTCGGCTGCGGAGTCCGGCGTGATGTCGGGCGTGATGAGCCCCGCGCCCCCCGCCTCGGCGAGCTGGTCGGCGAAGCGGTCGAGCCCGAACTGCACGACCGGGTTCCAGTAGGTCATGACGAGGGCGGGCGCGTCGACCTGCGCACGGATCTGCTTCACGGCTTCGAAGACGTGCGTGACCCGGAATCCGTTCGCCAGCGCCTGCTGCGTCGCCGCCTGGATGACCGTGCCGTCCATGACGGGGTCCGAGTAGGGCAGGCCGAGCTCGAGCACGTCGACGCCGGCCTCGACCAGGGCGACGGCCGCATCGATCGAGGTGCTGAGGTCGGGGAATCCGATCGGCAGGTAGCCGACGAGCGCACCCGTGCGGGTCTCGCGGGCGGCTGCGACGGCTGCGGCCACCGGCGAGGTGGTGGTGTCGGTCACTGCTGGGCCGCTCCTTCATCGAGAACGCCGAAGTAGGTGCCGGCTGTGGCCACGTCCTTGTCGCCGCGGCCGGACAGGTTGACGAGGATCAGCGCGTCGGGCCCCAGCTCCTGCCCGAGCTTGATCGCACCCGCGAGCGCGTGCGCCGACTCGATGGCCGGGATGATGCCCTCGGTGCGGCACAGTAGCCGGAACGCCTGCATCGCCTCGTCGTCGGTGATGTTGCGGTACTCAGCGCGGCCGAGGTCCTTGAGCCACGCATGCTCCGGCCCGACGCCCGGGTAGTCGAGGCCCGCAGAGATGGAGTGCGACTCGAGCGTCTGGCCGTCTTCGTCCTGCAGGACGTAGGTCTTGTTCCCGTGCAGGATGCCGGGGCGGCCCTCTTCGAGCGTCGCGCCGTGCTTCCCCGAGTCGATTCCGTAGCCGCCGGGCTCGAAGCCGTAGAGCTTCACGTCGGCGTCGTCGAGGAATGCGTGGAAGATGCCGATCGCGTTCGAGCCGCCTCCGACGCAGGCCGCGATGGCGTCGGGCAGCCGGCCGGTCAGCTCGAGCACCTGCGCGCGGGCCTCCTCGCCGATGATCTTGTGGAAGTCGCGCACCATCGTCGGGAACGGGTGCGGGCCTGCGACCGTGCCGAGCAGATAGTGCGTCGTCTCGACGTTGGCCACCCAGTCGCGGAACGCCTCGTTGATCGCGTCCTTCAGGGTGCGCGAGCCCGTCTTCACGGGCACGACCTCTGCGCCGAGCAGGCGCATGCGCGCGACGTTGAGCGCCTGGCGCTCGGTGTCGACCTCGCCCATGTAGATCGTGCACTCCATGCCGAACAGGGCCGCGGCGGTGGCGGTCGCGACGCCGTGCTGGCCCGCGCCGGTCTCGGCGATGAGGCGCGTCTTGCCCAGCAGCCGCTTCACGAGAAGCGCCTGGCCGAGCACGTTGTTGATCTTGTGCGAGCCCGTGTGGTTCAGGTCTTCGCGCTTCAGGATGATGCGCGCGCCGCCCGCGTGAGCGGCGAAGCGCGGCACCTCGGTGATGATCGACGGCCGGCCGGAGTACGTCTTGTGCAGCGCGGCGAGCTCGGCGGCGAAGCCGGGGTCCTGCTGCGAGGCGTGCCAGGCATCCGTCAGCTCGTCGAGCGCTGCGATCAGGGACTCGGGCATGAAGCGCCCGCCGAACGCGCCGAAATCAGGGCCGGCGACTTCGCGGAGTGTCATCAGTGGTTCCTAAACAGACAAGAACTTCTCGAGCGTGCGGATCGGGTCGCCGTCGGTGACGAGCGCCTCGCCGACCAGCACGACGTCGGCGCCCGCATCGCGGTAGCGCGCGACATCTTTGCGCTTGAGAACGGCGGATTCCGCGACCCGGACGACGCCGGAGGGGATGCGGTCGGCGACGCGCCCGAACAGCTCCTTGTCGAGCTCGAGAGTGGTGAGGTCGCGCGCGTTGACGCCGATGAGGCCGGCGCCGACGTCGAGCGCGCGGTCGATCTCCTCCGCAGAGTGCGTCTCGACGAGCGCGGTCATGCCGAGCTCGCGCACGAGCTCGTGCAGGCTCGCGAGCTTCTTCTGGTCGAGCGCCGCGACGATGAGCAGCACGAGGTCGGCGCCCGCGGCGCGCGCCTCGAACACCTGATACTCGGTGGCGACGAAGTCCTTCCGAAGCACCGGGATGGTGACGGCGGAGCGCACCGCCTCGAGGTCGGCGAGCGAGCCCTTGAACTTGCGCTCCTCGGTGAGCACCGAGATCGCGCTCGCGCCACCGGTCTGGTACGTCACGGCGAGCTGCGCGGGGTCGGGGATCTCGGAGAGGTGGCCGCGCGACGGGCTCGCGCGCTTGACCTCGGCGATGATCTTGATCTGCTCTGCCGGCTGCAGCAGCTCGAGCGCGTCGAGGGCAGGCTTCTGCTTCAGCGCGGCCTTCTCGACGGCGGCCTTCGGGCGCTTCGCTTTCCGGGCGTTCGCGTCGGCGACCGACCCGGCGGTCAGCTCGGCGAGATGGGACACTAGTGGCCCTTGGGCTGGTATTTCTCCCCGCCCACGCCGTAGCCGGCCCGCTTCAGGATCCAGCCGACGATCAGGCCGACGACCACGAGGCCGCCGCCGACGATGGCGACCAACCACGGCTGGTCGAACCAGAAGAACAGGGTGCCGAGGGTGAACCCGAGCAGCATGATGATCACCGCCGTCCACGCAGCCGGCGAGTGGCCTTCGCCGAGTTCCTCGTGTTCGGGGGCGTTCGTGGTGCCGCTCATGTCTCTCCTGGTCTCGAACTACTGGCTGAGAGTCTACCGGGCCGCCACCGCGCGAACCGCCCTACGGCGAGCGCGATCAGCCATGCCGCCGCGAACACGCCCGCGAGCGCATATCCGGCATAGTCGAGATCGATGCGGGCGACCGCCGCGAGGGGCGCCGCGGTGATCACGTGGCCGTCCACGAGCACTCCGAGCAGCTCGATGCTTCCGATCAGCAGCGCGGTCGCGACGGAGATCGACGTGACCGTGAGGTTGTACACGATCTTGCGCACCGGCTTGGCGGCGGTCCAGCCGTACGCCCCCATCATCAGCATCCCGTCCGCCGTGTCCATGAGGCACATGCCTGCGGCGAAGAGAGTCGGGAGCACGAGGATCGCGTATGACGGAACCGCGAAGGTCGCCGCGCCTCCGGCGAGGACGAGGAGCCCGACCTCCGTCGCGGTGTCGAAGCCGAGACCGAAGAGCACGCCGACCGGATAGATCTGCCACGGCTTCGCCGCCCGCCGGGTGAGACCGCCGAGGATTCGGTTGAGGAGTCCCCGCGACGCGAGCCGCCTGTCGAACTCGGCGTCGTCGAACGTCCCCGCGCGCAGCTTGCGGAGGGCGCGGACGATGCCGATGAGTACCGCCAGGTTGAGGGCTCCCAGCAGCCAGAGGAATCCGCCGGAGACGGACGGCCCGATCACATCGGCCATGGCGTGCAGCCTCGAACCGCCGTCCTCCAGGGGGCCGACGATCGACTTCACCCCGACCGCGAGGAGCAGCGCCAGCGCGAACACGACGGTCGAGTGGCCGAGGGAGAACCAGAACCCCACCGAGAGCGGTCTCTGGCCGTCTGCGAGCAGCTTGCGGGTCGTGTTGTCGATGGCGGCGATGTGATCGACGTCGAAGGCATGCCTGAGCCCGAAGCTGTAGGCCAGCACGCCGACTCCGACGGTGAACGCCTGATGAGCGTCGCCGAGCCGGTAGTGCTCCGGTGCGACGGCGATGATGAGCAAGCCGAAGCCGATCACATGCAGAAGGACGACGAGACCGGCCATGCGGCCGACTCTGCGCCGTTCGGCACCGGTGAGGGAGCGCCAGAACTTCATCGCGAGACCAGGCCGGCGCCTAGAGGCCGGGCACGGGGACGACGTAGGGGAACTGGGCCGCACGCAGATGCTCGGAGACCGAGGCCTTGAGCCCCGAGGCGACGGCGGTGCCGGTGACGAGGCTGAGCATCGCCTCAGGGGCGTTGTCCGCCATGGACCGGCCGTTGCGTCCGGCGAAGCCGTATCCGGCGGGCGTGCCGACGACGTAGCGCATGACGTCGGGCAGCAGGATGTGCGCGACGGCGCGGCCGTAGGCGTCAGGGTCGCCGGCGGTCCCGGACGCGGCGACGGTCTGGGAGATCAGGCCGGCCAGCTCCTCTCCGTCCTGCTCGAAATCCACCGAGGGATGACGGCTGTTGGCCGGATGGGTGAACTGGATGTCGTCCGGCCAGAAGATCGGCCACAGCATCGGGTGCCCGAAGCGATTGATCTGGTGCCAGCCGTCGCCCTCGTCGATCTTCGTCGAGCACCACACGGCGATCTCGGTGCCCGGCTGAAGTGGAGCCGAGATGTTCGGCACTTCGAGCACGATGGTGTCGACCGTGGTGTTCGCGAAGCTGTTGGTCGCGGCGTCGGGATGCCACGTCGACAGGTCGAGCGCGGTCCCGCTGCGTACGGCGCCGTTGACCAGCCCGAGCAGCGAGAGGTCGATGTAGAACGAGTCCGCGCTGCGTCCGGCCCACACTCTGAGACCGTTCGCCTCAGCGAGCTGCCCTGTGCGCCCTGTGACCGCCACAGCTCCTGTGGCCTCGTCGCTGGCGGCGTCGTCGTCGGTGAGCACGCTCAGCTCGAAGTCCTGCGCACCGTCTTCCGCCGCCTGGCCGAATACGAAGCGGTACGCGAGCGACTCGTGGGGCGCGTCCGCGAGATGGATCTTGAACTCGTAGCGCGTCTCCGGAAGGAACGACGGCTCCGCCCGCTCCTGAGTGACATTGGAGTTGACGTTCATGATGAAGACCGTGCTGTCGCGGCCGGGGAACACGTACATGTCGTCGATGTAGAGCTGCCCGATCGTGCCGGCGCGGGCTGCGGCGAGGTGGTGGGACATTTCGGCTCCTTCTTCCGTGGAGGTGGATGTCCTCACGGTCGCGCAGCCCGAGCGGCCCGAGCCAGCGTCAAATGACGTCTCTGGGCGCATTACGTGATTCGACTCACGGCGGTAGCCTCCTGCCAGAACACTGCGCGCTCGCACGCGGCGGTGGAGGTGTTGCGCATGGTCCTCGTCGGCAGGGACGCCGAGCTGGCGTTCGTATTCGACCTGCTCA
Proteins encoded in this window:
- the pyk gene encoding pyruvate kinase; this encodes MRRAKIVATLGPATSSYEAIRAIIEAGVDVARMNLSHGSYDVHEGVYANVRKAADDLGKPVAVMVDLQGPKIRLGKFEAGPYDLREGDTFTITTEDIVGNQEISGTTFKGLPQDVKPGDPLLIDDGKVGLRVVSVDGPRVVTEVTVPGAVSNNKGINLPGVAVNVPALSEKDEADLRWGLRLGADYIALSFVRNAKDIDRVHEIMAEEGRKVPVIAKIEKPQAVDALEEIIDAFDAIMVARGDLGVELPLEQVPIVQKRAIELARRMAKPVIVATQVLESMISSPRPTRAEASDCANAILDGADAVMLSGETSVGEFPTITVQTMARIIESTEEHGLERVPPLGTKPRTQGGAITLAAAEVAEFVDAKFVCIFTESGDTARRMSRLRHRIPMHAFSTDPAIQRRMALVWGVQSSLVQHVTYTDEYFRQVDDVLLGEGIASYGEKVVVISGSPPGLPGTTNDMRVYTVGHAHNEVAPAYAQS
- a CDS encoding glutamate synthase subunit beta — its product is MADPKGFLKTTERELPKRRPVSVRLMDWKEVYEQGDPTQLRRQAGRCMDCGVPFCHRGCPLGNLIPEWNDLTWRGEGHQAIERLHATNNFPEFTGTLCPAPCESSCVLGINQPAVTIKQVEISIIDEAWSKGWVEPNPPQRLTGKTVAVVGSGPAGLAAAQQLTRAGHTVAVYERDDRIGGLLRYGIPDFKFEKKRLDQRLAQMTAEGTRFRAGIDIGTDITWDELRTRYDAIVVATGAMVPRDLPIPGRDLPGVHFAMEYLTQQNRAGAGDTVANQITAEGKHVIVIGGGDTGADCIGTAHRQGAASVTNLAIGTRPPLERAEHEPWPMDPRLFEVSSAHEEGGKREFLASTVEFLRNDAGEVRAIRVAETEFVDGRRVPKSGTEREIPADLVLLALGFTGPEQQFLADQLGLRFDGRGNTVRDADYATAEPGVFVAGDAGRGQSLIVWAIAEGRAAAAAVDRYLEGDTELPSPIKATERGISL